A window of Streptomyces broussonetiae genomic DNA:
GGTCCCTCCAGGACTGGGGGTGATTCCTTCGGACCGCGCCCGCGCCCGCGACGGACGGCTCGCCGACCTGTGGTTCCTTGCCCCACATGGCCTGCGGGCCTCACCGACCCGGTCCTTCTTTGTCACTCTCACCTTCAGAGTGCTAACGCCAATGATTAGCACTCGGCATGGTCGAGTGCAAGGTGCGCCCGCGAAGCGGGCTCGATGGGGTGGTGGTCGGGTGACGGGTGGGCGCAAGCGCCTACGGCGGGTCCGGGGGGGCGCTCGGCCACCCGCGGACAGCGTGGCCCGGGGACGGCGAAGGGCCCACACCCCTCGCGAGGTGCGGGCCCTTGGGACAAGAAACGTTCAGGCGCTGAGGCGAACCATGTCGGCCTGCGGGCCCTTCTGGCCCTGCGAGATCTCGAACTCCACCCGCTGCCCCTCTTCAAGGGTGCGGTAGCCGTCCATCTGAATGGCGCTGTAATGGACGAAGACGTCCGCACCACCGTCGACCGCGATGAAGCCGTACCCCTTCTCCGCGTTGAACCACTTGACGGTGCCCTGAGCCATGCCTAACTCCCCTATTACTGGCCCTTGCACAGATCCACACTTCGCGGACCCGGGTCAGACCTCACCCCCCATCGGTCGGGGGCGTGCGCCGGAACGCGTCGACCGCGGCTGAATGTATCTGTCCAACTGCCGTCTGCAACAGGTCAATCGGACGAGAAATCTGGACGAGCCCGGTCCGGAATCTACCTAAACTTCGGCTGAATTCAGGGCAAGTCGGGCCGCGCAAAGCGGAACAAAAGCCACAGAAAGCCCGCACACTTTGGCTGCTTCTTATCGGGCCCGCGGTGGGGAATCCGGGGCCCGTGACCTTCGAGATCGGAACGCGTTCCCCAACTCTACCGCGCTCAATCACGCTGAATGGCCCCCTCCGTTTCTCTCACGGAAGGGGCCATTCGATGAACAGTCGGTAACTGCGGTTACCGAGGGTATATATCAGCCGCCGGCGACCGCCGGAATGATGGAGACACCGGCGCCGTCGGGGGTCACCGTCTCAAGGCCCTGCTCGAAGCGGACGTCGTCGTCGTTGACGTAGACATTCACGAACCGGCGCAGCTTGCCCTGGTCGTCCAGGACACGGGCGGAGATCCCGGTGTGGTTCTTCTCCAGGTCCTCGATGACCTCGGCGAGGGTCGCCCCCTCGGCGGCGACCTCGGCCCGGCCGCCGGTGTAGGTGCGCAGGATGGTGGGGATGCGAACGGTCACGCTCATGCGAGGCCAGCCTCTCGGAAGGAGTCCAGGGTCGGGCGGATGGTGGCGCTCAGGCCGGTGCCGGCCACCGCGTCGAGGGTCTTGAGCCCGTCGCCGGTGTTGAGGACCACCGTGGTCTTCGCCGGGTCCAGGAGGCCTTCCTTGAGCAGCTTGCGGGTGACGCCGACCGTCACACCGCCCGCCGTCTCCGCGAAGACGCCCTCCGTGCGGGCCAGCAGCTTGATCGCGTCGACGACTTCCTCGTCGGTCACGTCCTCCACCGCACCGCCGGTACGGCGCGCGATGTCCAGGACGTACGGCCCGTCGGCCGGGTTGCCGATGGCGAGGGACTTGGCGATGGTGTTCGGCTTCTGCGGGCGGACCACGTCGTGACCGGCCTTGAAGGCGGTGGACACCGGCGAGCAGCCCGCGGCCTGCGCGCCGAAGATCTTGTACGGCCTGTCCTCGACCAGGCCCAGCTCGATCAGCTCCTTCAGACCCTTGTCGATCTTCGTGAGCTGGGAGCCGGAGGCGATCGGGATCACCAGCTGGTCCGGCAGCCGCCAGCCGAGCTGCTCGCAGATCTCGTACGCCAGGGTCTTGGAGCCCTCCGCGTAGTACGGGCGCAGGTTGACGTTGACGAAGCCCCAGCCCTCGCCGGCCGGGTCGCCGATCAGCTCGGAACAGAAGCGGTTGACGTCGTCGTAGTTCCCCTCGATGCCGACCAGCTCGCCGCCGTAGACCGCGGCCATGACGACCTTGCCCTCCTCCAGGTCGTGCGGGATGAACACGCAGGACCGGAAGCCGGCGCGGGCGGCGGCGGCACCGACGGCACCCGCCAGGTTGCCCGTGGAGGAGCAGGACAGGGTGGTGAAGCCGAAGGCGCGGGCGGCCTCCAGGGCCTGGGCGACGACGCGGTCCTTGAAGGAGTGCGTCGGGTTGCCGGAGTCGTCCTTCACGAACAGCTCGCCGGTGACGCCCAGTTCGCGGGCGAGGTTGTCGGCCTTGACGAGGTTGGTCCAGCCCGGGTTCAGGTTCGGCTTGTCGGCCACGTCCGCCGGGACGGGCAGCAGGGGCGCGTACCGCCAGATGCTGGCCGGACCGGACTCGATCCGCCGGCGCAGTTCCTCGGTGTCGTAGCCGGAGAAGTCGTAGGCGGCCTCCAGCGGACCGAAACACTCCTCGCACGCGAAGACCGGGCCGAGCGGGACGCGGTGACCGCACTCGCGACAGCTCAGCGCCACGGCGGGACCGAGGTCGACGGTGGAGGTGCTGGAACTTGCAACTGTCTGCACAGCCATGGAGGCGAGGCCCTTTCTCCTCATCTTCCTCACGACGCATCTCGCCGTGAGACGGATTTGGCACCTTCCCTAGCCGGGAGCCTCGCTTGTGAAAAACGAGACCGGCTGGAGGGTTGCCGGGGCTTCATCGGGCCGTGTCCCTCTGCCCCTCTGGATGAGCTGTATGCGGTTGTGGAACGCGCGCGCCCCTCGACATGCGATGGTCATCGGCGTTGCTCAAGACTGTAACCGAAGCCCAGGACAGTTGAGATAGTCGTCCGAACCGCGAGATTGATCACCGCATGACCCCACGTGATCACGAACAGTGAGGAGCCACAGACCGTGCTGGAAGAAGTCGAGCGCTGGCTGGCCACCCGTTCCTGGTCCGTGGCCGACCGCCCGCTGCACCGGATCCTGGCCGCCAAGCAGCGCACGGGCCAGACGATCAGCGTCGTGCTGCCCGCGCTCAACGAGGAGCAGACCGTCGGCGACATCGTCACGGCCATCCGCCGCGACCTCGTGGAGGAGGTCCGTCTCGTCGACGAGATCGTCGTCGTCGACTCCGGCTCCACCGACCGCACCTCCCAGGTCGCCGCCGCCGCGGGCGCGCGGGTCGTTCACCGCGACGAGATCCTGCCCCGCATCGCGGCCGTCCCCGGCAAGGGTGAAGTCCTGTGGCGCTCGCTTCTCGTCACCTCCGGGGACATCATCTGTTTCATCGACGCGGACCTCAGGGAGTTCTCCTCCGACTTCGTCTCGGGAATCGTCGGCCCGCTGCTCACCGACCCCGAGGTGGCCCTGGTCAAGGCCATGTACGACCGCCCTCTCGGCTCGGCCGCCGGGCAGGGCGGACGGGTCACCGAGCTGATGGCCCGCCCGCTGCTGAACATGCACTGGCCGCAGCTGGCCGGGTTCGTGCAGCCGCTCGGCGGCGAGTACGCGGCCCGCCGCGGCCTGCTGGAACAACTGCCCTTCCCGGTCGGCTACGGCGTGGAACTGGGCATGCTGGTCGACGCCCTGCACCTGGTGGGCCTCGACGCGCTGGCCCAGGTGGACGTCGGCGTGCGCAGGCACCGGCACCAGGACGGCCAGGCGCTCGGCCGGATGGCCGCGGCCATCTACCGCACCGCCCAGCTCCGGCTGGCCCGGGGCCACCTGGTGCGCCCCTCGCTGACCCAGTTCGAGCGGGGCGAGGACGGCTTCGAGCCGCGCACCTACTCGGTGGACACCGAGGAGCGGCCGCCGATGGTGGAGATCGCGGAGTACGCCGAGCGCAAGGTGGCCTGAGGAGGATGGCCTGAGTTCGTATACGGCGGCGGTGTCGGGCGTGGGCACACGTTTGAGGGTTTCCGGGCCGGGCTAGGTTGAGGACCATGGCTTCCACGCACGGTGCCGAGGTGCTGGTCGCGTCCAACCGCGGCCCGGTTTCGTACACGGCGGACGAGAAGGGCTCGCTGCGCGCCAAGCGGGGCGGCGGCGGGCTGGTCTCGGGGCTGTCGGCCATCGGGTCGGACGCGGACTCGGTGTGGGTGTGCGCGGCGCTGGGCGACGGCGACCGGGAGGCCGTCCGGCGGGCGCAGGGCGGGCTGCTGCCGGCCGAGGACACCGGCGGGCAGCGGGTGCGGATGCTGGACATCGCCCCGGACGTCTTCGCCGACGCGTACAACGGGATCGCCAACTCGGTGCTGTGGTTCGTCCACCACATGCTGTACCAGACCCCGCTGGAGCCGGTCTTCGACGCGCGGTTCCGGCGGCAGTGGGCGTCGTACCAGGCCTACAACCGGGCGTTCGCGGAGGCGCTGGCCGAGGAGGCGGCCGTGGGGGCCGCGGTGGTCGTGCAGGACTACCACCTCGCGCTCGCGCCCCGGATGCTCCGGCACCTCAGGCCCGACCTGCGCATCGGCCACTTCTCGCACACCCCGTGGGCCCCGCCGGACTACTTCCGGCTGCTGCCCGACGACATCGCGGCCGAGTTGCTGCAGGGCATCCTGGGCGCGGACCGGGCGGCCTTCCTGACGGGGCGCTGGGCGGACGCGTTCACGGCGTGCTGCGAGGCGGTCCTCGGACCCGGGATCACCACGGGTACGGCGATCGGCGTGCACGGGCTCGGCGCGGACGCGGACTTCCTGCGCACACGGGCGCACGAGCCGGACGTGGACGAGCGGATGACGGCGCTGCGCCGCGAGATCGGCGAGAACCGCAGGACGATCGTCCGGGTGGACCGCACCGAGCTGTCCAAGAACATCGTGCGCGGACTGCTGGCGTACCGGCAGCTGCTGGACGACCACCCCGAGTGGCGCGAGCGCGTGGTGCACCTCGCGTTCGCCTACCCCTCCCGGCAGGATCTCGCCGTGTACCGGGAGTACACCGCCGAGGTGCAGCGGGTCGCGGAGGAGATCAACGCGCAGTACGGGACGGCTGGTTGGCGCCCGGTGGTGCTGCACGTCAAGGACGACTTCGCGCGCTCGCTCGCCGCGTACCGGCTCGCCGACGTCGCCCTGGTCAATCCGATCCGGGACGGTATGAACCTGGTCGCCAAGGAGGTGCCGGTCGTCTCCGACGAGGGGTGCGTGCTGGTGCTGTCGCGGGAGGCCGGGGCGTACGAGGAGCTGGGCGAGGACGCGATCGGGGTGAACCCGTACGACATCGGGGGTATGGCCCAGGCGCTGCACGCGGCGCTGGGCATGCCGGCGGGCGAGCGGGCGGAGCGGTCCAAGCGGCTGGCCGCGGCGGCCACGGCGCTGCCGCCCGCGAAGTGGTTCCTGGATCAGCTGGCCGCGCTGGAGCGGTGATCGATCTCGGCCGCCAGCGACCGCAGCAGCGCGACGACGCCGGCCGGGCCGTCGACCACCACGTCCGCCCGTTCGGCCAGTTCCGTGACCTCCGTGCTGCCGCTGCAGACCAGCAGGCCGGGGACGCCGTCCGAGCGGAGCTGCTCGACGGCTGCGAAGGCGGGCAGATCGCCCAGGTCGTCGCCGGCGTAGAGGACCGACTCGGCGCCGGTCTTGCGGACGAACTCGCCGAGCGCCGCGCCCTTGTCCACACCCGGCGGGCGCAGTTCCAGGACCATGCGGCCGGGTTCGACGATCAGGCCGTGGCGGGCGGCGAGATCGGCGAGCGGGGCGCGCAGGGCCTCGAACGCGGCCTCGGGGTCGGCGGCGCGGCGGGTGTGGACCGCGACCGCCCGGCCCTTCTCCTCGATCCAGGTGCCGGGCCAGGCACCGGCCCGGTCCAGGACGCCCGGCAGCTCCGCGCGGACCGCGGCGACGCCGGGGTGCGGGGCGGGGGCGGTGACGGTGCCGGTGACGGCGTCCCAGCGTTCGGCGCCGTAGTGGCCGAGGACGGTGAGGTGGTCCAGGCCGGGGACGCCGGCGAAGCCGCCGTAGCGGACCGCGACGCCGGCCGGGCGGCCGGTGATCACGGCGACGGAGGCGACCTTGGGGGCGAGGGCGGCGAGGGCGGGTACGGCGTCGGGGTGGGCGCGGGCCTGTTCGGGGTCGGCGACGATGGGGGCCAGTGTGCCGTCGAAGTCCAGGCCGACGATCGCTGCGCCGGGCTGCGCGAGCAGCGCGGCGAGTCCGTCCCGGCCGGGCCGGGTCTGCGGGGTGGGCAGAGCGTCAGCGTCCATACAGCGACAGTATCCAGCGCGGCCCGTTGTCACGCCTGGGGCTGCGCCTCCTCTCCCGCCCGGTTCAGCGCTCCGTACGGCGGGCGTCCCTGACCCGGCGCAGGCGGTTCACCGTCACCGGGTCGTGGGCCAGGGCCCGCTCGTCGTCGAGGAGGGCGTTGAGGAGCTGGTAGTAGCGCACCGGGGCCAGGCCCAGCTGTTCGCGTATCGCCCGCTCCTTCGCGCCGGGGCCCGCAAAGCCCCGGCGTTCCAGCGCGAGGATGGCCTTCTCCCGGCTGCCCAGTTCCATGGCAGCCACCGTAACGCCGGGCACGGACAGTCCGGCCCGGCTCAGCGGCTCAGCTCGCGCTGCTGTCGGCCGCCGTGGCGGTGGCCTGCAGGCGGGTGAGGACGGCGGAGGGGCTGCCGCCGGGGGCGACGGCCTGGCCGATGTTCTGCTTCACGGCCGCGGCGACCGCCGCCCAGGAGGTCTTGCCGACCGGATACAGCTCGGAGGTGGGCAGCTGGTCCAGGAAGGGGTGCAGGGCCTTGTCGGAGGCGGCGTCCGAGTCGCTCATCGCCGTCGAGGCGGAGCCCGTGACGGGCAGCAGGCCGTAGTCGCGCGAGAAGTCCAGGACGTTCTTCTCGCTGTAGACGAAGTTGAGGAAGTCGCCTATTCGGTCGGCGTGCCCGTTCTGCTTGAAGGCCATCATCCAGTCGGTGACGCCCATCGAGGCCCGGGCCGTGCCGGTGCGTCCCGGCATCGGCACCGTGCCGAACTGCACGCCCTTCTTCTCGGCCTGCTGGATCAGCGTGGGGTGCCCGTTGAGCATGCCGACCTGGCCGTCGGCGAAGGCGGCGAAGGCGTCCGCACGGTTGAGCCTGCCGGGCGCGACCGGGCCGGTCAGGCCCTTGCCGACCAGGTCGTCCTTGAGCCAGGTGAAGGTGTCGACGTTCTGCGCGGAGTCGATCGTGTAGGTGCCGACGTCGTCGGTGTAGCCGCTGCCGCCGGTGTCCGCACCGGCGCCGCTCAGCATCCACTGCATCGTCTCCGCCTGGGCCTCCTCGGGCCCGAGCGGCAGCGCGACGGGGTACTTCACGCCCTTGTCCTTGAGCACCTTGGCGTCGGCGGCCAGCTGGTCCCAGGTGGTGGGCGGGGTGATGCCGGCCTTGGCGAACAGGGTCTTGTTGTAGAAGAGCACGCGCGTGGAGGCGGCGAAGGGGATGCCGTACTGCGTGTGGTTCCACTGCCCGGCGTCGGAGAGCTGGGAGAGGAAGTCGGCCTGGGTGCGGATGGAGAGCAGGTCGGAGGCCGGGTAGAGCTTGCCGGCGGCCGCGTAGTCGGCGTAGGCGCCGATCTGGGCCAGGTCGGGGGCGTGGCCGGCGGCGACCATCTCCTTGACCTTGGCGTCGACGTCGTTCCAGGAGTAGACGCTGACCTCGACCTTCACCCCGGAGTGCTTGGCCTCGTAGGCCTTGACCAGGCTGTCCCAGTACTTCTTGGAGCTGTTGGCGGCGGAGTCGCCGTAGTCGGCGGCGACGAGTCTCAGAGTCACGTCGGACGAACCCGTGCTCCCGCAACCCCCCAGCAGCAATGTCATGCCCATGGCAGACGCTGCCGCAACCGATCCTGTCGTACGCCGACGCACGCTCAAAGCCCCAACCCTGCTGTCTGACCGTTCAATATATGGACACATAAGGTCTACACCACGTGAGTGGACTAGACCTCTCGCGGGTACGAGGGCCACACTAGGGCCGTGGTGAGACATGTCATCGCCCTGGACGTGGGCGGTACCGGGATGAAGGCCGCCCTCGTCGGCGACGACGGCGAGCTGCTCCACCGCGCCCGCCGCGCCACCGGCCGCGAGCGCGGTCCGGACGCGGTGGTCGGGGCGATCCTCGACTTCGCCGCCGAACTGCACGCGTACGGCGTCACGCACTACGGCGCACCCGCGCTCGCCGCCGGCATCGCGGTCCCCGGCATCGTCGACGAGGAGCGGGGCGTCGCCGCCTACGCGGCCAACCTCGGCTGGAAGGACGTACCGCTGCGCGCCCTGCTCGCCGAGCGGCTCGGCGTCCCCGTCGCCCTCGGGCACGACGTGCGCACCGGCGGGCTCGCCGAGGGCCGCATCGGCGCGGGCAAGGGCGCCGACCGGTTCCTGTTCGTGCCGCTCGGCACCGGGATCGCGGGCGCCATCGGCATCGACGGCCGGGTGGAGGCGGGCGCGCACGGCTTCGCGGGCGAGATCGGCCACGTCGTCGTACGGCCCGGCGGCACGCCCTGCCCGTGCGGACAGCACGGCTGCCTGGAGCGGTACGCCTCCGCGTCCGCCGTCAGCGAGGCCTGGGCGGCGGCCTGCGGGGACCCGGCCGCGGACGCGGCCGACTGCGCCAAGGCCGTGGCCTCCGGCGACCCGGAGGCCGTCCGGGTCTGGCAGGCGGCGGTGGACGCGCTGGCCGACGGACTGGTCACCGCGCTCACCCTGCTGGACCCTCGCACACTGATCATCGGTGGCGGTCTCGCCGAGGCAGGGGAAGTGTTGTTCTCACCACTGCGCGACGCCGTCCGGCGCCGGGTCACCTTCCAGAAACTGCCGACCATCGTGCCCGCCGCCCTCGGCGACACCGCAGGCTGCCTGGGCGCGGGCCTGCTGGCCCGCGACCTGCTCGACCCGGCCGGCCCCGGCTCCCCCGCCCCCGACACGACCGACCTCGATCCCACCGACCCCTCGGAGGTAACCGCCTGATGGCTCCCAGCTTGGTTCTCACAGGTGCTCGGGTGGTGCTGCCCAGCGGCGTGGTGGACGACGGGCGCGTGTCCGTCGAGGGTACGAAGATCGTGGCTGCGGCCGCCGAGAGCGCCGAGACGATCGACCTCACCGGCCACTGGCTGGTGCCCGGCTTCGTCGACATCCACAACCACGGCGGCGGCGGGGCCTCCTTCTCGGGCAGCGCCGAGGACGTGCTCAAGGCCGTTCGCACCCACCGCGCGCACGGCACCACCACCCTCGTCGCCTCCACCGTGACCGACGAGATGGACCTGCTGGTCCGCCAGGCCGGACTGCTCAGCGAGCTGACCGAGCAGGGCGAGATCGCCGGTGTCCACTTCGAGGGGCCGTTCATCTCGCCGTGCCGCAAGGGCGCGCACTCCGAGAAACTGCTGCGCCACCCGGACCCGGCCGAGGTCCGCAAACTGATCGACGCGGCGCGCGGCAAGGCGAAGATGGTCACCCTCGCCGCCGAGCTGCCGGGTGGTGTCGACTCCGTACGGCTGCTCGCCGAGCACGGTGTGATCGCGGCGATCGGGCACACGGACGCGACGTACGAGCAGACGGTGGAGGCGATCGACGCGGGCGCCACCGTCGCCACCCACCTCTTCAACGCGATGCCCCCGCTCGGCCACCGCTCCCCCGGCCCGATCACGGCCCTGCTGGAGGACGAGCGGGTCACCGTCGAGCTGATCAACGACGGCACGCACCTGCATCCGGCCGCGCTGGAGCTGGCGTTCCACCACGCGGGCGCGGACCGGGTCGCGTTCATCACGGACGCGATGGACGCGGCCGGCATCGGCGACGGCCGCTACATGCTCGGCCCGCTGGAGGTCGAGGTCAGCGAGGGCGTGGCCCGGCTGGTGCAGGGCGGTTCGATCGCGGGCTCCACACTGACCCAGGACCGCGCGTTCAAGCGGGCGGTGACGATCGACCGGCTGTCGGTCCAGGACGCGGTGACGGCCCTGTCCGTCAACCCGGCCCGGCTGCTCGGCCTGTCCGACCGCATCGGCTCGCTGGAACCGGGCAAGGACGCCGATCTCGTCGTACTCGACGCGCACTTCGACCTCAAGGGCGTGATGCGGCACGGCGTGTGGGTGATCACTCCCCAACTGGCCTGATCTGCCCGTCTTTTCCGCGAACGGCGGCCGACCCACGACTGGGCCGGCCGCCGTCTGTTTGGCATGATCGTGGCCCCGGAAACCGATGACAGGCGCAGGAACGTGGAGGGAGGTCGGCCCGGGTGATCCTCACGGTCACGCTGAACACCGCTCTCGACCTCACCTA
This region includes:
- a CDS encoding cold-shock protein, which codes for MAQGTVKWFNAEKGYGFIAVDGGADVFVHYSAIQMDGYRTLEEGQRVEFEISQGQKGPQADMVRLSA
- a CDS encoding MoaD/ThiS family protein, with translation MSVTVRIPTILRTYTGGRAEVAAEGATLAEVIEDLEKNHTGISARVLDDQGKLRRFVNVYVNDDDVRFEQGLETVTPDGAGVSIIPAVAGG
- the thrC gene encoding threonine synthase, giving the protein MAVQTVASSSTSTVDLGPAVALSCRECGHRVPLGPVFACEECFGPLEAAYDFSGYDTEELRRRIESGPASIWRYAPLLPVPADVADKPNLNPGWTNLVKADNLARELGVTGELFVKDDSGNPTHSFKDRVVAQALEAARAFGFTTLSCSSTGNLAGAVGAAAARAGFRSCVFIPHDLEEGKVVMAAVYGGELVGIEGNYDDVNRFCSELIGDPAGEGWGFVNVNLRPYYAEGSKTLAYEICEQLGWRLPDQLVIPIASGSQLTKIDKGLKELIELGLVEDRPYKIFGAQAAGCSPVSTAFKAGHDVVRPQKPNTIAKSLAIGNPADGPYVLDIARRTGGAVEDVTDEEVVDAIKLLARTEGVFAETAGGVTVGVTRKLLKEGLLDPAKTTVVLNTGDGLKTLDAVAGTGLSATIRPTLDSFREAGLA
- a CDS encoding glucosyl-3-phosphoglycerate synthase, which gives rise to MLEEVERWLATRSWSVADRPLHRILAAKQRTGQTISVVLPALNEEQTVGDIVTAIRRDLVEEVRLVDEIVVVDSGSTDRTSQVAAAAGARVVHRDEILPRIAAVPGKGEVLWRSLLVTSGDIICFIDADLREFSSDFVSGIVGPLLTDPEVALVKAMYDRPLGSAAGQGGRVTELMARPLLNMHWPQLAGFVQPLGGEYAARRGLLEQLPFPVGYGVELGMLVDALHLVGLDALAQVDVGVRRHRHQDGQALGRMAAAIYRTAQLRLARGHLVRPSLTQFERGEDGFEPRTYSVDTEERPPMVEIAEYAERKVA
- a CDS encoding alpha,alpha-trehalose-phosphate synthase (UDP-forming), which translates into the protein MASTHGAEVLVASNRGPVSYTADEKGSLRAKRGGGGLVSGLSAIGSDADSVWVCAALGDGDREAVRRAQGGLLPAEDTGGQRVRMLDIAPDVFADAYNGIANSVLWFVHHMLYQTPLEPVFDARFRRQWASYQAYNRAFAEALAEEAAVGAAVVVQDYHLALAPRMLRHLRPDLRIGHFSHTPWAPPDYFRLLPDDIAAELLQGILGADRAAFLTGRWADAFTACCEAVLGPGITTGTAIGVHGLGADADFLRTRAHEPDVDERMTALRREIGENRRTIVRVDRTELSKNIVRGLLAYRQLLDDHPEWRERVVHLAFAYPSRQDLAVYREYTAEVQRVAEEINAQYGTAGWRPVVLHVKDDFARSLAAYRLADVALVNPIRDGMNLVAKEVPVVSDEGCVLVLSREAGAYEELGEDAIGVNPYDIGGMAQALHAALGMPAGERAERSKRLAAAATALPPAKWFLDQLAALER
- the otsB gene encoding trehalose-phosphatase produces the protein MDADALPTPQTRPGRDGLAALLAQPGAAIVGLDFDGTLAPIVADPEQARAHPDAVPALAALAPKVASVAVITGRPAGVAVRYGGFAGVPGLDHLTVLGHYGAERWDAVTGTVTAPAPHPGVAAVRAELPGVLDRAGAWPGTWIEEKGRAVAVHTRRAADPEAAFEALRAPLADLAARHGLIVEPGRMVLELRPPGVDKGAALGEFVRKTGAESVLYAGDDLGDLPAFAAVEQLRSDGVPGLLVCSGSTEVTELAERADVVVDGPAGVVALLRSLAAEIDHRSSAAS
- a CDS encoding DUF3263 domain-containing protein, with product MELGSREKAILALERRGFAGPGAKERAIREQLGLAPVRYYQLLNALLDDERALAHDPVTVNRLRRVRDARRTER
- a CDS encoding ABC transporter substrate-binding protein, with the translated sequence MRRRTTGSVAAASAMGMTLLLGGCGSTGSSDVTLRLVAADYGDSAANSSKKYWDSLVKAYEAKHSGVKVEVSVYSWNDVDAKVKEMVAAGHAPDLAQIGAYADYAAAGKLYPASDLLSIRTQADFLSQLSDAGQWNHTQYGIPFAASTRVLFYNKTLFAKAGITPPTTWDQLAADAKVLKDKGVKYPVALPLGPEEAQAETMQWMLSGAGADTGGSGYTDDVGTYTIDSAQNVDTFTWLKDDLVGKGLTGPVAPGRLNRADAFAAFADGQVGMLNGHPTLIQQAEKKGVQFGTVPMPGRTGTARASMGVTDWMMAFKQNGHADRIGDFLNFVYSEKNVLDFSRDYGLLPVTGSASTAMSDSDAASDKALHPFLDQLPTSELYPVGKTSWAAVAAAVKQNIGQAVAPGGSPSAVLTRLQATATAADSSAS
- a CDS encoding ROK family protein, which translates into the protein MRHVIALDVGGTGMKAALVGDDGELLHRARRATGRERGPDAVVGAILDFAAELHAYGVTHYGAPALAAGIAVPGIVDEERGVAAYAANLGWKDVPLRALLAERLGVPVALGHDVRTGGLAEGRIGAGKGADRFLFVPLGTGIAGAIGIDGRVEAGAHGFAGEIGHVVVRPGGTPCPCGQHGCLERYASASAVSEAWAAACGDPAADAADCAKAVASGDPEAVRVWQAAVDALADGLVTALTLLDPRTLIIGGGLAEAGEVLFSPLRDAVRRRVTFQKLPTIVPAALGDTAGCLGAGLLARDLLDPAGPGSPAPDTTDLDPTDPSEVTA
- the nagA gene encoding N-acetylglucosamine-6-phosphate deacetylase, with the translated sequence MAPSLVLTGARVVLPSGVVDDGRVSVEGTKIVAAAAESAETIDLTGHWLVPGFVDIHNHGGGGASFSGSAEDVLKAVRTHRAHGTTTLVASTVTDEMDLLVRQAGLLSELTEQGEIAGVHFEGPFISPCRKGAHSEKLLRHPDPAEVRKLIDAARGKAKMVTLAAELPGGVDSVRLLAEHGVIAAIGHTDATYEQTVEAIDAGATVATHLFNAMPPLGHRSPGPITALLEDERVTVELINDGTHLHPAALELAFHHAGADRVAFITDAMDAAGIGDGRYMLGPLEVEVSEGVARLVQGGSIAGSTLTQDRAFKRAVTIDRLSVQDAVTALSVNPARLLGLSDRIGSLEPGKDADLVVLDAHFDLKGVMRHGVWVITPQLA